Proteins encoded by one window of Mycolicibacterium cosmeticum:
- a CDS encoding sterol desaturase family protein — MTVSPTRRGLTLTAAAREFIRHPSPWLIGATLVAALSARILHGHWEIGDAIVALAMLAVFPFLEWTIHVVILHWRPRRIAGVTVDPLLARKHREHHVEPRDIPLVFIPWQSLVWVLPLAVAIGVLLFPATGAGLGRGLTFLAWLSVLGLGYEWCHYLVHTDYKPKTALYRSIWRNHRQHHFKNEHYWFTVTSSGTADRVLGTYPDPATVATSPTAKNLHGAAG, encoded by the coding sequence ATGACCGTCTCCCCCACCCGGCGCGGGCTCACGCTCACCGCGGCCGCCCGCGAGTTCATCAGGCATCCCTCGCCATGGCTGATCGGTGCAACCCTGGTGGCCGCGCTGTCAGCGCGAATTCTGCACGGCCACTGGGAAATCGGGGACGCGATCGTTGCGCTGGCGATGCTGGCGGTGTTCCCGTTCCTGGAATGGACCATCCACGTGGTCATCCTGCACTGGCGGCCGCGCCGGATCGCCGGAGTCACCGTCGATCCGCTACTGGCCCGCAAGCACCGCGAGCATCACGTCGAACCACGCGATATCCCATTGGTTTTCATCCCCTGGCAGTCCCTAGTGTGGGTGCTGCCGCTGGCGGTGGCGATCGGCGTGCTGCTGTTCCCTGCCACCGGCGCCGGCCTCGGCCGGGGTCTCACCTTCCTGGCGTGGCTGTCGGTGCTCGGCCTGGGCTACGAATGGTGCCATTACCTGGTGCACACCGACTACAAGCCGAAAACCGCTCTGTACCGGTCGATCTGGCGCAACCACCGGCAGCATCACTTCAAGAACGAGCACTACTGGTTCACGGTCACCAGCAGCGGCACGGCCGACCGGGTACTGGGCACCTATCCCGACCCGGCCACCGTGGCCACCTCACCCACCGCCAAGAACCTGCACGGCGCCGCGGGTTAG
- a CDS encoding molybdopterin-dependent oxidoreductase: MTTPSAPWQPTACILCECNCGIVVQLDGRSLAKIRGDKDHPASQGYTCNKALRLDHYQNNPTRLTAPMRRRPDGGYDEIDWDTAIAEIAEGFTRIRDSYGGDKIFYYGGGGQGNHVGGAYSGAFLKALGARYRSNALAQEKTGEFWVDSQLYGGHTRGEFEHAEVSVFVGKNPWMSQSFPRARTVLQDIAKDPHRSMIVIDPVITDTAKLADFHLRVRPGTDAWCLAAMAAVLVQENLCDEAFLAEHVTGAEPVRDALAAVNVDGYAARCGVDADLLRAAARRIAAASSVSVFEDLGIQQAPNSTLSSYLNKMLWILTGNFAKRGGQHLHSSFAPLFGAGGVGRTPVTGAPVIAGLVPSNVVAEEINTDHPDRFRAMIVESSNPAHSLADSAAVREALAALELLVVVDVAMTETARLAHYVLPAASQFEKAEATFFNLEFPHNTFHLRHPLMDPAPGTLPEPEIWARLVRALGVVDDAELQPLRRAAADGLDAYAQAFFAAVGANPALGRVLPYVLYETLGPVLPQGLAGAAALWGLAQKAAMTYPDAVRRAGHADGNALFTAILSSPSGVTFTEHEYADDWGLISHADGKIALAIPELLADLGALAAGPAQLTSAEFPIVLSAGERRAFTANDIFRDPAWRKRDADGALRVSVQDAQALGLVDGGRARISTAAGSAEATVEISAAMLPGHAALPNGFGLDFVGADGISTVPGVAPNALTSADWRDAYAGTPWHKHVPARISAVAPVTV; the protein is encoded by the coding sequence ATGACAACACCATCCGCACCGTGGCAGCCCACCGCCTGCATCCTCTGCGAGTGCAACTGCGGCATCGTGGTGCAACTGGACGGCCGCAGTCTGGCCAAGATCCGGGGCGACAAGGACCATCCCGCGTCGCAGGGGTACACCTGCAACAAGGCGCTGCGCCTGGACCATTATCAGAACAACCCGACTCGGCTGACAGCACCGATGCGCCGCCGGCCCGACGGCGGCTACGACGAGATCGACTGGGACACCGCGATCGCCGAGATCGCCGAGGGGTTCACCCGCATCCGCGACAGCTACGGCGGGGACAAGATCTTCTACTACGGCGGGGGCGGCCAGGGCAATCACGTCGGCGGCGCCTACAGCGGGGCATTCCTCAAGGCGCTCGGGGCCCGCTACCGCTCGAATGCCTTGGCGCAGGAGAAGACCGGCGAGTTCTGGGTGGATAGCCAACTCTACGGCGGCCACACCCGCGGCGAGTTCGAGCACGCCGAGGTGTCGGTGTTCGTCGGGAAGAACCCGTGGATGTCGCAGAGCTTCCCGCGGGCCCGCACGGTGTTGCAGGACATCGCCAAGGATCCGCACCGCTCGATGATCGTCATCGACCCGGTGATCACCGACACCGCCAAGCTCGCCGATTTCCACCTGCGGGTGCGCCCCGGCACCGACGCGTGGTGCCTGGCCGCCATGGCCGCCGTCCTGGTGCAGGAAAACCTCTGCGACGAAGCGTTTCTGGCCGAGCACGTCACCGGCGCCGAGCCCGTGCGCGATGCCCTGGCGGCGGTGAACGTCGACGGCTACGCCGCGCGCTGCGGTGTCGACGCCGACCTGCTGCGCGCGGCGGCACGCCGGATCGCCGCCGCGTCCAGCGTCTCGGTGTTCGAGGACCTCGGCATCCAGCAGGCGCCCAACAGCACGCTGAGCTCCTATCTCAACAAGATGCTGTGGATCCTCACCGGCAATTTCGCCAAACGTGGTGGGCAGCATCTGCATTCGTCGTTCGCGCCGCTGTTCGGCGCCGGCGGGGTGGGCCGCACCCCGGTCACCGGAGCGCCTGTCATCGCCGGACTGGTGCCGTCGAACGTGGTGGCCGAGGAGATCAACACCGATCACCCCGACCGGTTCCGCGCGATGATCGTGGAGAGCAGCAACCCCGCGCATTCGCTCGCCGACTCGGCCGCGGTGCGCGAGGCGCTCGCCGCCCTCGAGCTGCTCGTCGTCGTCGACGTCGCGATGACCGAGACCGCACGTCTGGCGCACTACGTGCTACCGGCGGCCAGTCAGTTCGAGAAGGCCGAGGCCACCTTCTTCAATCTGGAGTTCCCGCACAACACCTTTCACCTGCGACACCCGCTGATGGACCCGGCGCCGGGCACGCTGCCCGAACCCGAGATCTGGGCCCGGCTGGTGCGCGCCCTCGGTGTGGTCGACGATGCCGAACTGCAACCACTGCGCCGGGCGGCGGCCGACGGACTGGATGCCTACGCGCAGGCGTTCTTTGCCGCGGTCGGCGCGAACCCCGCCCTGGGCCGCGTGCTGCCGTATGTCCTGTACGAGACGCTCGGCCCGGTGCTGCCGCAGGGTTTGGCCGGCGCCGCCGCGTTGTGGGGCCTGGCCCAGAAGGCCGCCATGACCTACCCCGACGCAGTGCGCCGGGCCGGCCATGCCGACGGCAACGCGCTGTTCACCGCGATCCTGTCGAGCCCGTCCGGGGTGACGTTCACCGAGCACGAATACGCCGACGACTGGGGGCTGATCAGCCACGCCGACGGCAAGATCGCGCTGGCCATCCCGGAGCTGCTCGCCGATCTCGGCGCGCTGGCCGCCGGTCCGGCGCAACTGACCAGCGCCGAGTTCCCCATCGTGCTCTCGGCCGGGGAGCGCCGGGCCTTCACCGCCAACGACATCTTCCGCGACCCCGCCTGGCGCAAGCGCGATGCCGACGGTGCGCTGCGCGTCAGCGTGCAGGATGCGCAGGCGCTGGGCCTGGTGGACGGCGGCCGGGCCAGGATCAGCACGGCCGCCGGCAGCGCGGAGGCGACCGTCGAGATCAGCGCGGCGATGCTGCCCGGGCATGCGGCCCTGCCCAACGGCTTCGGTCTGGATTTCGTCGGCGCCGACGGCATCTCGACGGTGCCGGGGGTCGCGCCGAACGCATTGACGTCGGCCGACTGGCGCGACGCCTACGCGGGCACTCCGTGGCACAAACACGTGCCGGCCCGGATCAGCGCCGTCGCACCGGTCACGGTATAG
- a CDS encoding peptide MFS transporter has translation MSELRGPQESHLPQESQGDATRTIFGHPIGLTNLFGVELWERFSFYGMLTILGYYLYYSATDGGLELSKATATGIVGAYGGLVYLSTVLGGWIADRLLGMERTVFYGGVVVMLGHIALAVLPGLSGVGAGLVLVALGSGALKANASSLLGTLYAKGDARADGGFTLFYLGINLGAFIGPLITGLLQTRVGFHYGFGAAAIGMALGLAQYVAFRRNLGDHGRHVPNPLPRTAIGKTAGVFVAVVVVIAVAVALKLVTLSNLSQVTTGVIVVASIAYFAVMLGSAKVTDPEKVRVRSFIPLFIANAVFWSLFQQIFTVLAVYSDERMNWSIFGWTAPSNWIGSIEPVWIIVLSPLFAVLWTRLGNRAPTTPRKFSYGVIGMGLAFLCFVPLARVEAVPALLIAVILAVFAVSELLLSPIGLSVTTKLAPEAFRAQMMALYFFSVGLGTSMSGVLAKYYEPSREVAYFGILGAVAVLVGIVVFVVSPWISRQMEGVH, from the coding sequence ATGAGCGAGTTACGGGGGCCGCAGGAGTCACACCTGCCGCAGGAGTCGCAGGGGGATGCGACGCGAACCATCTTCGGGCATCCGATCGGCCTGACGAACCTTTTCGGCGTCGAGTTGTGGGAGCGCTTCTCCTTCTACGGGATGCTCACCATCCTCGGTTATTACCTCTACTATTCGGCGACCGACGGCGGCCTGGAGTTGTCGAAGGCCACCGCCACCGGCATCGTCGGCGCATACGGCGGTCTGGTCTATCTGTCGACGGTGCTGGGCGGCTGGATCGCCGACCGGCTGCTCGGCATGGAGCGCACCGTCTTCTACGGCGGTGTCGTGGTGATGCTGGGGCATATCGCGCTGGCGGTGCTGCCCGGCCTGTCGGGTGTCGGCGCGGGCCTGGTGCTGGTCGCGCTGGGCTCCGGGGCGCTCAAGGCGAACGCCTCTTCGCTGCTGGGCACGCTGTACGCCAAGGGCGACGCCCGCGCCGACGGCGGGTTCACGTTGTTCTACCTCGGTATCAACCTCGGCGCCTTCATCGGGCCACTCATCACCGGTCTGCTGCAGACCCGGGTCGGCTTCCATTACGGGTTCGGTGCCGCCGCGATCGGCATGGCGCTGGGGCTCGCGCAGTACGTGGCCTTCCGCCGTAATCTCGGGGACCACGGCCGACATGTCCCGAATCCGTTGCCCCGCACTGCGATCGGCAAGACGGCCGGGGTCTTTGTGGCCGTCGTCGTGGTCATCGCGGTGGCCGTCGCGCTGAAGCTGGTGACGCTGAGCAACCTGTCACAGGTCACCACCGGTGTCATCGTCGTGGCGTCGATCGCGTATTTCGCCGTCATGCTGGGCAGCGCCAAGGTGACCGATCCCGAGAAGGTGCGGGTCCGGTCGTTCATCCCGCTGTTCATCGCCAACGCGGTGTTCTGGTCGCTGTTCCAGCAGATCTTCACGGTGCTCGCGGTGTACTCCGACGAGCGGATGAACTGGTCGATCTTCGGCTGGACGGCCCCGTCGAACTGGATCGGCTCGATCGAGCCGGTGTGGATCATCGTGCTGTCACCACTGTTCGCGGTGCTGTGGACCAGATTGGGCAACCGAGCTCCCACCACCCCACGCAAGTTCAGCTACGGCGTCATCGGCATGGGTCTGGCGTTCCTCTGCTTCGTACCGCTGGCCCGTGTCGAAGCGGTGCCGGCGTTGCTCATCGCGGTCATCCTCGCGGTGTTCGCGGTGTCGGAACTGCTGCTCTCGCCGATCGGGCTGTCGGTCACCACCAAGCTCGCCCCGGAAGCGTTCCGCGCCCAGATGATGGCGCTGTACTTCTTCTCGGTGGGCCTGGGCACGTCGATGTCGGGCGTACTGGCCAAGTATTACGAACCGTCCCGGGAGGTGGCCTACTTCGGCATCCTGGGCGCGGTCGCGGTGCTCGTCGGCATCGTGGTGTTCGTGGTGTCGCCGTGGATCAGCCGGCAGATGGAGGGGGTGCACTGA
- a CDS encoding FadR/GntR family transcriptional regulator: protein MALQPINRRSVSEDVFDQIVADVLSGEMQPGDPLPSERRLAEVLGVSRPAVREALKQLTAAGLVEIRQGDATTVRDFRRHAGLDLLPRLLMRDGELDPAVVRSILETRLHNGPKVAELAAQRRRPELGGLLEQAITALTTESDPVAQQRHALAFWDHLVDGADSIALRLMYNTLRATYEPALPALATLMAAEVGRPQAYRAVADAVTAGDPAAAAAAARALLEPATTALLEALAALQAQEDRA, encoded by the coding sequence ATGGCGCTTCAACCCATCAACCGCCGGTCGGTCTCCGAGGATGTGTTCGACCAGATCGTGGCCGACGTCCTCAGCGGTGAGATGCAGCCGGGTGATCCGCTCCCCAGCGAACGTCGGCTGGCCGAGGTGCTTGGCGTGTCCCGGCCGGCCGTGCGGGAGGCGCTCAAACAGCTGACGGCGGCCGGGCTGGTCGAGATCCGCCAGGGTGATGCCACCACCGTGCGCGATTTCCGCAGGCACGCCGGGCTGGACCTGCTGCCCCGACTGCTGATGCGCGACGGCGAGCTCGACCCGGCAGTGGTGCGGTCCATCCTGGAGACCCGGCTGCACAACGGGCCCAAGGTCGCCGAACTCGCGGCGCAGCGGCGCCGGCCGGAGTTGGGCGGCCTGCTCGAGCAGGCCATCACGGCGCTGACCACGGAGTCCGATCCGGTCGCGCAGCAGCGGCACGCGCTGGCGTTCTGGGACCACCTCGTCGACGGCGCGGACTCGATCGCGCTGCGGCTGATGTACAACACGTTGCGCGCCACCTACGAGCCCGCCCTACCGGCACTGGCCACCCTGATGGCCGCCGAGGTCGGCAGGCCGCAGGCCTACCGCGCGGTGGCCGACGCCGTCACCGCCGGCGATCCCGCCGCCGCGGCAGCGGCCGCCCGCGCCCTTCTCGAACCGGCCACCACCGCACTGCTGGAGGCGCTGGCGGCCCTGCAAGCACAGGAGGACCGAGCATGA
- a CDS encoding L,D-transpeptidase produces the protein MLATTSAGVAGAALTGTPTAVVSVSPKAGEVVGVAYPVTVGFAGPVSDRAAAEHDFEFSVSGHRVADAKAPGGTFVWLDDSTVRFTPSGYWPAHSTIALSVGGFKTTFETGSQVVGVADIDAHTFTVSIDGQVVREMPASMGKPKHPTPIGSFTALEKQNPVIMDSRTIGIPLSDPEGYKLTVNYAVRVTWGGVYVHSAPWSVGSQGYANVSHGCINLSPDNAQWYYNNVSIGDPIIIQA, from the coding sequence ATGCTGGCCACGACGTCGGCCGGCGTCGCCGGCGCCGCGCTGACCGGCACACCCACCGCGGTGGTGTCCGTGTCGCCCAAAGCCGGCGAAGTCGTCGGGGTGGCCTATCCCGTGACGGTCGGTTTCGCCGGTCCGGTCTCCGACCGGGCGGCGGCCGAACACGACTTCGAGTTCTCGGTGTCCGGTCATCGTGTTGCCGACGCCAAGGCGCCCGGGGGAACCTTTGTCTGGCTTGATGATTCGACGGTGCGGTTCACGCCCAGCGGTTACTGGCCCGCGCATTCGACCATCGCGTTGTCGGTGGGCGGATTCAAGACGACGTTCGAGACCGGCTCCCAGGTGGTCGGTGTCGCCGATATCGACGCGCACACGTTCACGGTCAGCATCGACGGCCAGGTGGTCCGTGAGATGCCGGCGTCGATGGGTAAGCCCAAGCACCCGACCCCGATCGGTTCGTTCACCGCACTGGAGAAGCAGAACCCGGTCATCATGGATTCTCGGACCATCGGCATCCCGCTCAGCGATCCGGAAGGCTACAAGCTGACGGTGAACTACGCGGTGCGCGTCACCTGGGGCGGTGTGTACGTGCATTCCGCGCCGTGGTCGGTGGGCTCGCAGGGCTACGCGAATGTCAGCCACGGCTGCATCAACCTCAGCCCGGACAACGCCCAGTGGTACTACAACAACGTCAGCATCGGCGACCCGATCATCATCCAGGCCTGA
- a CDS encoding acyl-CoA thioesterase, which yields MSAPTDQPFSFPIVPRYAEIDQQGVVFNGHYLTWFDEACTAFLDRLTVDYAGLIDLGFDFKVVHSEIDYLASVRWRDAVRVAVVCEQIGTTSFTVAFTVLRTGAGDGEQIAVRGRNTYVVVSTADWAKRAIPDPFRAALASCVRPAGRSQ from the coding sequence GTGAGCGCACCGACCGACCAACCGTTCTCGTTCCCGATCGTGCCGCGCTACGCCGAGATCGACCAGCAGGGAGTGGTGTTCAACGGCCACTACCTGACCTGGTTCGACGAGGCGTGCACCGCGTTCCTGGACCGGTTGACGGTGGATTATGCGGGACTGATCGATCTGGGCTTCGATTTCAAGGTCGTGCACAGCGAGATCGACTATCTGGCGTCAGTGCGGTGGCGCGACGCCGTCCGCGTCGCGGTGGTCTGCGAGCAGATCGGGACCACCAGTTTCACCGTGGCGTTCACCGTGCTGCGCACCGGAGCAGGCGACGGCGAGCAGATTGCCGTGCGGGGCCGCAACACCTACGTCGTGGTGTCCACCGCCGACTGGGCCAAACGTGCGATCCCGGACCCGTTCCGCGCCGCGCTCGCCTCTTGTGTGCGGCCTGCCGGGCGCTCACAGTGA
- a CDS encoding DUF7159 family protein — protein sequence MDAVLGLSMTPTSLGLVVVGGADEADGDSAGDAFALPVDDGTDVRAAAQQVTAAVEAISAARRLKSIGVTWSEDAGAEAAMLMDSLSASGFGNVVPIRLPEATEALARGMADVIGYRATAVCVIEPDTVIALIVHRGYGGVQTAINHGIDSDESLIGWLSTVFTRADWQPEALVVVGSAGDFGAVLPRLEDALSVPVFAPDEAPLALARGAALASTHSLDMPFDETALMSAGAGRHAAARRVSPAGALTGVLAAGVVTFVVSASAAVAVALSPEQAVAAPRPVAASAALPEVAVPEAAPVIAPPPAAPPAPEAVPAVDVPQAPVEAATEPPAAAPTDIADTAPPAEASPELPAAPVDTTPPPLSFDGGVAAAVPPPAIVPQALPPVAPPVKKSLLDRIRDRLHPGADDDYPTPVLPAPQG from the coding sequence GTGGACGCGGTGCTCGGATTGTCGATGACACCCACGTCGCTCGGCCTGGTGGTGGTGGGCGGTGCCGACGAGGCCGACGGTGATTCCGCCGGTGACGCCTTTGCGCTGCCGGTGGACGACGGCACGGATGTCAGGGCAGCCGCCCAGCAGGTCACCGCGGCGGTCGAGGCGATCTCGGCGGCCCGCCGGCTCAAATCGATCGGCGTGACCTGGAGCGAGGATGCCGGCGCCGAGGCGGCGATGCTGATGGACTCGCTGAGCGCGTCCGGGTTCGGCAATGTCGTGCCGATCCGGCTGCCGGAGGCGACCGAGGCGCTGGCCCGCGGGATGGCCGACGTGATCGGCTATCGCGCCACGGCCGTCTGCGTGATCGAACCCGATACCGTGATCGCCCTGATCGTGCATCGCGGCTACGGCGGTGTGCAGACCGCGATCAACCACGGCATCGACAGCGACGAGAGCCTGATCGGCTGGCTGAGCACAGTCTTCACCAGGGCCGACTGGCAGCCGGAGGCGTTGGTCGTGGTGGGTTCGGCCGGCGATTTCGGCGCGGTGCTGCCCCGGCTGGAGGACGCGCTGTCGGTGCCGGTGTTCGCCCCCGACGAGGCACCCCTGGCGCTGGCCCGCGGCGCGGCGCTGGCCTCCACACACAGCCTCGACATGCCGTTCGACGAGACCGCGTTGATGTCGGCCGGGGCCGGACGCCATGCCGCCGCCCGCCGGGTGTCGCCGGCCGGGGCGCTGACCGGCGTGCTGGCCGCCGGGGTGGTCACCTTCGTGGTCTCCGCATCGGCGGCCGTTGCGGTGGCGCTCTCGCCGGAACAGGCGGTCGCGGCACCCCGCCCGGTTGCCGCATCGGCGGCGCTCCCCGAGGTGGCCGTCCCCGAGGCGGCGCCGGTGATCGCACCGCCGCCGGCCGCGCCACCGGCACCCGAGGCCGTCCCGGCCGTCGACGTGCCGCAGGCACCGGTCGAGGCGGCCACCGAGCCGCCCGCCGCGGCACCCACGGACATCGCCGACACGGCACCGCCCGCCGAGGCGTCTCCCGAGCTCCCGGCGGCCCCGGTCGACACCACGCCGCCGCCGCTGAGCTTCGACGGGGGCGTCGCGGCCGCCGTTCCGCCGCCGGCGATCGTGCCGCAGGCCCTGCCGCCGGTCGCCCCGCCGGTCAAGAAATCGCTGCTGGACCGGATCCGCGACCGGTTGCACCCGGGCGCGGACGACGACTATCCGACCCCGGTGCTGCCCGCGCCGCAGGGCTGA
- a CDS encoding helix-turn-helix domain-containing protein, whose translation MTTVDTQNSTFGALMRTWRQRRRLSQLDLALEAEVSARHVSFIETGRSAPSRSMVLKLAAALDVPAREQNQLLLAAGLAPMYGERALDDPGMAAVRAGIDRVLAAYDPFPCLAVDRGWNVLQVNAGTAVLLDGVAPHLMEHPNALRISLHPDGLAPRIRNLAQWRHHVIGRLRREAAVSGSPESAALLAEIESYPGGQSDTAELGGVVVPLEIDGGDDTVLRFLSTVTTFGTALDLTAAELSLEAFLPADEATAEALRN comes from the coding sequence GTGACGACCGTGGACACCCAGAATTCGACCTTCGGCGCGCTGATGCGCACCTGGCGGCAGCGGCGCCGGCTCAGCCAGCTCGACCTGGCCCTGGAGGCCGAGGTGTCGGCCCGGCATGTGAGTTTCATCGAGACCGGCCGGTCGGCGCCCAGCCGGTCCATGGTGCTCAAACTGGCGGCGGCGCTGGACGTACCGGCGCGGGAACAGAATCAGCTGCTGCTCGCGGCCGGGCTGGCACCGATGTACGGCGAGCGCGCCCTCGACGATCCGGGCATGGCGGCGGTGCGGGCGGGCATCGATCGGGTTCTTGCCGCCTACGATCCCTTCCCCTGCCTCGCGGTGGACCGTGGCTGGAATGTGTTGCAGGTCAACGCCGGAACGGCGGTGTTACTCGACGGCGTGGCCCCTCATCTGATGGAACACCCCAACGCCCTGCGCATCTCGTTGCATCCCGACGGTCTGGCGCCGCGCATCCGCAATCTGGCGCAATGGCGCCACCACGTCATCGGACGGTTGCGCCGGGAGGCGGCCGTGAGCGGATCGCCGGAATCGGCGGCGCTGCTGGCCGAGATCGAGTCCTATCCCGGCGGGCAGTCCGATACCGCCGAACTCGGCGGCGTGGTGGTGCCGCTGGAGATCGACGGCGGTGACGACACGGTGCTGCGGTTCCTGAGCACCGTCACCACCTTCGGCACCGCGCTGGACCTGACGGCCGCCGAGCTGAGCCTGGAAGCGTTTCTGCCGGCCGACGAGGCCACCGCCGAGGCACTCCGGAACTGA
- a CDS encoding cytochrome P450 gives MPTPNLPPGFDFTDPDIYAQRLPIEELAEMRKVAPIWWNEQPEGVGGFDDGGFWVVTKHRDVKEVSRRSDVFSSLAKTALPRYKDGTVPAQIETGKFVLLNMDAPHHTHLRKIVSRAFTPRAVEQLRADLAERARQIVAAAAAEGRGDFVEQVSCELPLQAIAGLMGVPQEDRMKLFHWSNQMVGDMDPEFANNDAISASVELITYGMQMAAEKSANPTDDLVTKLVQADVEGHKLSDDEFGFFVILLAVAGNETTRNSITQGMMAFTDFPDQWELFKRERPGTAADEIVRWATPVTSFQRTALADTELGGVSIKKGQRVVMFYRSANFDEEVFEDPFRFDILRDPNPHVGFGGTGAHYCIGANLARMTIDLMFNAIADAMPDLTPLAAPERLRSGWLNGIKHWHVDYVGSAKRAEPAGSR, from the coding sequence ATGCCGACCCCGAACCTTCCGCCCGGTTTCGACTTCACCGATCCCGATATCTACGCCCAACGGCTGCCCATCGAGGAACTCGCCGAGATGCGCAAGGTGGCACCGATCTGGTGGAACGAACAACCCGAGGGCGTCGGAGGTTTCGACGACGGCGGATTCTGGGTGGTGACCAAGCACCGCGACGTCAAAGAGGTGTCGCGGCGCAGCGACGTGTTCTCCAGCCTGGCCAAGACGGCGCTGCCGCGCTATAAGGACGGCACCGTTCCCGCGCAGATCGAGACCGGCAAGTTCGTCCTGCTGAACATGGACGCGCCGCATCACACCCACCTGCGCAAGATCGTCTCCCGGGCGTTCACCCCGCGCGCGGTCGAACAACTGCGTGCCGACCTCGCCGAGCGGGCCCGCCAGATCGTCGCCGCCGCAGCGGCCGAAGGCCGGGGCGACTTCGTCGAGCAGGTGTCCTGTGAGCTACCGCTACAGGCCATCGCCGGGTTGATGGGGGTACCGCAGGAGGATCGGATGAAGTTGTTCCACTGGTCCAATCAGATGGTCGGCGACATGGATCCGGAATTCGCGAACAACGACGCGATCAGCGCGTCGGTGGAACTCATCACCTACGGCATGCAGATGGCGGCCGAGAAGTCCGCCAACCCCACCGATGATCTGGTCACCAAACTGGTACAGGCCGACGTCGAGGGCCACAAGCTCTCCGACGACGAGTTCGGGTTCTTCGTCATCCTGCTCGCCGTGGCGGGCAACGAGACCACCCGCAACTCGATCACCCAGGGCATGATGGCGTTCACCGATTTCCCGGATCAATGGGAACTGTTCAAGCGGGAACGTCCCGGCACCGCCGCCGACGAGATCGTGCGCTGGGCAACCCCGGTCACCTCGTTCCAGCGCACGGCCCTGGCCGATACCGAACTGGGCGGCGTGTCGATCAAGAAGGGGCAGCGCGTCGTGATGTTCTACCGCTCGGCCAATTTCGACGAGGAGGTCTTCGAGGATCCGTTCCGGTTCGACATCCTGCGCGACCCCAACCCGCACGTCGGCTTCGGCGGCACCGGCGCGCACTACTGCATCGGCGCCAACCTGGCGCGGATGACCATCGACCTGATGTTCAACGCGATCGCCGACGCCATGCCCGACCTGACGCCGCTGGCCGCACCCGAACGCTTGCGCTCGGGGTGGCTCAACGGCATCAAACACTGGCACGTCGACTATGTGGGCTCGGCGAAGCGGGCGGAACCCGCGGGTAGTCGATGA
- a CDS encoding threonine ammonia-lyase → MTTASLVTLDDIRAAAHRLRGAVVRTPLIPAEWSDPARPLWIKPESLQVIGAFKVRGALNAVGRIDPAVRSRGVVAYSSGNHAQAVAYAAATFGIDAHIVMPQETPDIKVRKTRAHGARVVLCGAGQREAVAAELVEQTGATLVPPFDHPDVIAGQGTAGLEIAEDMPEVANVLIPVSGGGLASGIGTAVKALCPQAQIFGVEPELAADTAAGLRAGHRVPMPVAERNRTIADGLRSEPSALTFAHLQRVLTDVLTVSEDEIRAAVRELAFKAHLVSEPSGAVALAAYRRHALPPGPTVMILSGGNVEPELLREILAGPSAGAEHQGH, encoded by the coding sequence ATGACCACCGCTTCCCTCGTGACGCTCGACGACATCCGCGCGGCGGCGCACCGGCTGCGCGGCGCCGTCGTACGCACCCCGCTGATCCCCGCCGAGTGGTCGGATCCCGCTCGGCCACTGTGGATCAAACCGGAGAGCCTGCAGGTGATCGGCGCGTTCAAGGTCCGCGGTGCGCTCAACGCCGTGGGCCGCATCGACCCGGCGGTCCGGTCCCGCGGCGTGGTGGCCTACTCCAGCGGCAACCACGCGCAGGCCGTCGCCTATGCCGCAGCCACTTTCGGTATCGACGCGCATATCGTGATGCCGCAGGAGACGCCGGACATCAAGGTGCGCAAGACCCGCGCGCACGGAGCCCGGGTGGTGTTGTGCGGCGCCGGACAGCGCGAGGCGGTGGCCGCCGAGCTCGTCGAGCAGACCGGTGCCACACTGGTCCCGCCGTTCGACCATCCCGATGTCATCGCCGGGCAGGGCACGGCCGGCCTGGAGATCGCCGAGGACATGCCCGAGGTGGCCAATGTGCTGATCCCGGTCAGCGGGGGAGGGCTGGCGTCCGGCATCGGCACGGCCGTCAAGGCGTTGTGCCCGCAGGCTCAGATCTTCGGTGTCGAGCCCGAACTGGCCGCCGACACCGCCGCCGGGCTGCGCGCCGGGCATCGGGTGCCCATGCCGGTCGCCGAGCGCAACCGCACCATCGCCGACGGGCTGCGGTCCGAACCGTCGGCGTTGACGTTCGCGCATCTGCAGCGGGTGCTGACCGACGTCCTCACCGTCTCCGAGGACGAGATCCGGGCTGCGGTGCGCGAATTGGCTTTCAAGGCGCATCTGGTCAGCGAGCCCAGCGGCGCCGTGGCATTGGCCGCGTATCGGCGGCACGCGTTACCGCCCGGCCCCACCGTGATGATCCTCTCCGGCGGGAACGTGGAACCGGAGTTGTTGCGCGAGATCCTGGCCGGCCCGTCAGCCGGCGCGGAACACCAGGGGCACTGA